In a genomic window of Drosophila albomicans strain 15112-1751.03 chromosome 4, ASM965048v2, whole genome shotgun sequence:
- the LOC117573171 gene encoding adapter molecule Crk isoform X2: MDTFDVSDRSSWYFGSMSRQEATEVLMNERERGVFLVRDSNSIEGDYVLCVREDTKVSNYIINKVQQQDQIVFRIGDQSFENLPKLLTFYTLHYLDTTPLRRPALKKIEKDQDDLPFQRGEVLTIIRKDEDQWWTARSSTGQIGQIPVPYVQKFYDDSIGEDNVDQPTTLNISSCLARTNISYSANCDPPTVSTGQFSTLKRTDLNRKLPARARVKQSRVPNAYDKTALKLEIGDIIKVTKTNINGQWEGELNGRKGHFPFTHVEFVEDCDLSSNCTNIRFNSANDWVEQH; encoded by the exons atGGATACATTTGATGTATCTGATAGAAGCAG TTGGTACTTTGGATCCATGTCTCGGCAAGAAGCAACTGAGGTGTTAATGAATGAACGAGAACGTGGAGTTTTTTTGGTTCGTGACAGCAATTCAATAGAAGGCGATTATGTGCTTTGCGTGAG aGAAGACACTAAAGTGAGCAACTACATTATTAACAAAGTGCAGCAACAAGACCAAATTGTTTTCCGCATCGGTGATCAGTCATTTGAAAATTTACCAAAACTGCTTACGTTTTACACACTACATTATCTGGACACCACACCATTAAGACGACCAGCTctgaaaaaaattgaaaag GATCAAGATGATTTACCATTTCAAAGAGGCGAAGTGCTTACTATAATTCGAAAAGATGAGGATCAATGGTGGACTGCTCGCAGCTCTACGGGACAAATTGGACAAATACCGGTTCCCTACGTTCAAAAA TTCTATGATGACTCTATAGGTGAAGATAATGTGGATCAGCCGACAACATTAAACATCAGTTCATGTTTAGCACGTACCAATATTTCATATAGTGCAAACTGCGACCCACCTACCGTATCGACTGGTCAGTTTAGTACATTAAAACGGACAGACTTAAAC CGAAAGCTCCCAGCCCGAGCACGTGTTAAGCAATCAAGAGTGCCAAACGCGTATGATAAGACTGCGCTCAAATTGGAAATTGGTGATATCATTAAAGTCACTAAAACCAATATTAATGGTCAATGGGAAGGCGAGTTGAATGGACGCAAGGGtcattttccatttacacACGTTGAGTTTGTTGAGGATTGTGACTTAAGCAGTAATTGTACGAATATCCGATTTAATAGCGCTAACGATTGGGTTGAACAACACtaa
- the LOC117573171 gene encoding adapter molecule Crk isoform X1, whose translation MDTFDVSDRSSWYFGSMSRQEATEVLMNERERGVFLVRDSNSIEGDYVLCVREDTKVSNYIINKVQQQDQIVFRIGDQSFENLPKLLTFYTLHYLDTTPLRRPALKKIEKVIAKFDFVGSDQDDLPFQRGEVLTIIRKDEDQWWTARSSTGQIGQIPVPYVQKFYDDSIGEDNVDQPTTLNISSCLARTNISYSANCDPPTVSTGQFSTLKRTDLNRKLPARARVKQSRVPNAYDKTALKLEIGDIIKVTKTNINGQWEGELNGRKGHFPFTHVEFVEDCDLSSNCTNIRFNSANDWVEQH comes from the exons atGGATACATTTGATGTATCTGATAGAAGCAG TTGGTACTTTGGATCCATGTCTCGGCAAGAAGCAACTGAGGTGTTAATGAATGAACGAGAACGTGGAGTTTTTTTGGTTCGTGACAGCAATTCAATAGAAGGCGATTATGTGCTTTGCGTGAG aGAAGACACTAAAGTGAGCAACTACATTATTAACAAAGTGCAGCAACAAGACCAAATTGTTTTCCGCATCGGTGATCAGTCATTTGAAAATTTACCAAAACTGCTTACGTTTTACACACTACATTATCTGGACACCACACCATTAAGACGACCAGCTctgaaaaaaattgaaaaggtTATTGCCAAGTTTGATTTCGTTGGCAGT GATCAAGATGATTTACCATTTCAAAGAGGCGAAGTGCTTACTATAATTCGAAAAGATGAGGATCAATGGTGGACTGCTCGCAGCTCTACGGGACAAATTGGACAAATACCGGTTCCCTACGTTCAAAAA TTCTATGATGACTCTATAGGTGAAGATAATGTGGATCAGCCGACAACATTAAACATCAGTTCATGTTTAGCACGTACCAATATTTCATATAGTGCAAACTGCGACCCACCTACCGTATCGACTGGTCAGTTTAGTACATTAAAACGGACAGACTTAAAC CGAAAGCTCCCAGCCCGAGCACGTGTTAAGCAATCAAGAGTGCCAAACGCGTATGATAAGACTGCGCTCAAATTGGAAATTGGTGATATCATTAAAGTCACTAAAACCAATATTAATGGTCAATGGGAAGGCGAGTTGAATGGACGCAAGGGtcattttccatttacacACGTTGAGTTTGTTGAGGATTGTGACTTAAGCAGTAATTGTACGAATATCCGATTTAATAGCGCTAACGATTGGGTTGAACAACACtaa